Proteins encoded by one window of Halobaculum halobium:
- the ahaH gene encoding ATP synthase archaeal subunit H, with protein MPRPEVLERVKEAEADAEEIVAEAEADREARISEARSEADEIVAEAEAEADRIEQERLDDAREQIEENREETIAAGRRERNELVDEASDRIDEVVEFAVERFEEAVHAQA; from the coding sequence ATGCCGAGACCCGAAGTTCTCGAACGCGTGAAAGAGGCCGAAGCCGATGCCGAGGAGATCGTCGCCGAGGCCGAGGCCGACCGCGAGGCGCGGATCTCGGAGGCCAGGTCGGAGGCCGACGAGATCGTCGCCGAGGCCGAAGCCGAGGCCGACCGCATCGAGCAAGAGCGCCTCGACGACGCGCGCGAACAGATCGAGGAGAACCGAGAGGAGACCATCGCGGCGGGCCGCCGCGAGCGGAACGAACTCGTCGACGAGGCGAGCGACCGGATCGACGAGGTCGTCGAATTCGCGGTGGAACGGTTCGAGGAGGCGGTACATGCTCAGGCCTGA
- a CDS encoding V-type ATP synthase subunit I, which produces MLRPERMSKVSVTGAKAYMDPVVESVHELNLLHVTEYGGGWEGFVQGSPQSGAEDAADKLVTVRSLKSMLGVESDDAGPTRVLDDDELTAELEELREEVNALDDQRDELRSQLRSVEERIEAIEPFAELGIDLDLLQGYDTVQVAVGEGDRDTVERAVLDASSLTEYQVFGDDVLAVFAHPERDADENALTDALVSAEFAVIDVPDVEGDSVSPESYVDELESERRSLESDLESIEAELDSVRADAAGFLLAAEEKLAIEVQKAQAPLSYATTNNAFVAEGWIPTDRYTAFKSTVQDAVGSHVEVEEIERAAFGADGDVQVREDVPPAVEDAGPDEGVEASDGDEAEQRRAVADGSGGSVVMRNDDPPVVQDNPGLVSPFEVLVQAVGRPNYREFDPSVILFLTFPAFFGFMIGDLGYGILYGLIGYYLYSNFDSQAFKSMGGVTIAAGIFTAVFGVLYGEFFGLHVISTYFWEGVVGLSSAPIHKGLQPADIYWAQAWLVVSALVALVHLNVGYVFGFLEELEFHGPKAAITEKGSWLLGMNGLWLLVFSRLAAGTAPSFIYTVFDGTGAAPEATGEYAKAAFALGFNGFPTVVGYVGLAMFLVGALLLLLGAPAELLEIFDVLVNVLSYTRIAAVLLAKAGMAFVVNLLFFGVYETEGEYHYMLTHGPEYYAAEYGAEAILFPGLAHGGVAALVGGLLILVIGHVLVLALGVTSAGLQAVRLEYYEFFSKFFDGGGTEYEPFGRVRRFTADE; this is translated from the coding sequence ATGCTCAGGCCTGAGCGGATGAGCAAGGTCTCGGTGACCGGGGCCAAGGCGTACATGGACCCGGTTGTCGAGTCGGTCCACGAACTGAACCTCCTGCACGTCACCGAGTACGGCGGCGGCTGGGAGGGGTTCGTTCAGGGTAGCCCGCAGTCGGGTGCCGAGGACGCAGCCGACAAACTGGTCACCGTTCGCTCGCTGAAGTCGATGCTCGGCGTCGAGTCGGACGACGCGGGTCCGACCCGCGTGCTCGACGACGACGAGCTGACGGCCGAGCTCGAGGAGCTCCGCGAGGAGGTCAACGCGCTCGACGACCAGCGCGACGAGCTCCGCTCGCAGCTCCGCTCCGTCGAGGAGCGCATCGAGGCGATCGAGCCGTTCGCGGAGCTGGGCATCGACCTCGACTTGCTCCAAGGGTACGACACCGTGCAGGTCGCCGTCGGCGAAGGCGACCGCGACACCGTCGAGCGCGCCGTCCTCGACGCATCGTCGCTCACCGAGTACCAGGTGTTCGGCGACGACGTGCTCGCTGTCTTCGCGCACCCCGAGCGCGACGCCGACGAGAACGCGCTCACCGACGCGCTGGTGAGCGCCGAGTTCGCTGTCATCGACGTGCCCGACGTCGAGGGCGACAGCGTCTCGCCGGAGTCGTACGTCGATGAGCTGGAGTCCGAGCGACGGTCGCTCGAGTCGGACCTCGAATCGATCGAGGCCGAGCTGGACTCGGTGCGGGCGGACGCGGCCGGGTTCCTGCTGGCCGCCGAAGAGAAGCTGGCCATCGAGGTGCAGAAGGCGCAGGCGCCGTTGTCGTACGCGACCACGAACAACGCGTTCGTCGCCGAGGGGTGGATCCCCACCGACCGCTACACCGCGTTCAAGTCGACGGTCCAGGACGCCGTCGGCAGCCACGTCGAAGTCGAGGAGATCGAACGCGCCGCCTTCGGCGCCGACGGCGACGTGCAGGTCCGCGAGGACGTGCCGCCGGCCGTCGAGGACGCCGGCCCCGACGAGGGCGTCGAGGCGTCTGACGGCGACGAAGCCGAACAGCGACGCGCGGTCGCCGACGGCTCGGGCGGCTCGGTCGTCATGCGAAACGACGACCCGCCGGTCGTGCAGGACAACCCCGGGCTCGTCTCGCCGTTCGAGGTGCTCGTGCAGGCGGTCGGGCGCCCGAACTACCGCGAGTTCGACCCGTCGGTTATCCTGTTTCTCACGTTCCCGGCGTTCTTCGGGTTCATGATCGGCGACCTGGGGTACGGGATCCTCTACGGCCTCATCGGCTACTACCTCTATTCGAACTTCGACTCGCAGGCGTTCAAGTCCATGGGCGGCGTCACCATCGCGGCCGGTATCTTCACCGCGGTGTTCGGCGTCCTCTACGGCGAGTTCTTCGGGCTCCACGTCATCTCGACGTACTTCTGGGAGGGCGTGGTTGGCCTCAGTAGCGCCCCGATACACAAGGGGCTCCAGCCGGCCGACATCTACTGGGCGCAGGCGTGGCTGGTCGTCTCAGCGCTCGTCGCGCTCGTCCACCTCAACGTGGGGTACGTCTTCGGCTTCCTCGAGGAGCTGGAGTTCCACGGGCCGAAGGCGGCGATCACCGAGAAGGGCTCGTGGCTGCTGGGCATGAACGGCCTCTGGCTGCTCGTGTTCAGCCGGCTGGCCGCCGGCACCGCGCCCTCGTTCATCTACACCGTCTTCGACGGCACCGGCGCGGCGCCAGAGGCGACCGGCGAGTACGCCAAGGCGGCGTTCGCGCTCGGGTTCAACGGCTTCCCGACCGTCGTCGGTTACGTCGGCCTCGCAATGTTCCTCGTCGGTGCGCTCCTGCTGCTGCTGGGTGCGCCCGCCGAGCTGCTGGAGATCTTCGACGTGCTCGTGAACGTGCTGAGCTACACCCGGATCGCCGCGGTGCTGCTCGCCAAGGCGGGGATGGCGTTCGTCGTCAACCTCCTGTTCTTCGGCGTGTACGAGACCGAAGGCGAGTACCACTACATGCTCACGCACGGCCCCGAGTACTACGCCGCCGAGTACGGCGCAGAGGCGATCCTGTTCCCCGGGCTCGCCCACGGCGGCGTGGCGGCGCTCGTCGGCGGACTGCTCATCCTGGTGATCGGGCACGTGCTCGTGCTCGCGCTGGGCGTGACGTCTGCCGGCCTGCAGGCCGTCCGTCTGGAGTACTACGAGTTCTTCTCGAAGTTCTTCGACGGCGGCGGCACCGAGTACGAGCCGTTCGGTCGCGTTCGCCGGTTCACCGCCGACGAGTAA
- a CDS encoding V-type ATP synthase subunit E: MSLETVVEDIRDEARARAEDIREEGEERAGEIVSEAEEEAERIVQEREQQVERQIEQEREQTLSAAKLEAKQQRLEARRDVLTDVREQTEAAIADLEAEQREELTRALLDAAAPEFDDGESVSVYGSADDEDLLTDVLADYDGWSFAGERDCLGGVVVESEESRVRVNNTFDSVLEVVWEDNLKELSDRLFDDE; the protein is encoded by the coding sequence ATGAGTTTGGAGACTGTCGTCGAAGACATCCGTGACGAAGCCCGCGCGCGTGCGGAGGACATCCGCGAAGAGGGCGAGGAGCGCGCCGGGGAGATCGTCTCGGAGGCCGAGGAGGAGGCCGAACGAATCGTCCAGGAACGAGAACAGCAGGTCGAACGGCAGATCGAACAGGAGCGCGAGCAGACGCTCTCGGCGGCGAAGCTGGAGGCGAAACAGCAGCGACTCGAGGCGCGCCGCGACGTGCTCACCGACGTGCGCGAGCAGACCGAGGCGGCTATCGCCGACCTCGAAGCCGAGCAACGCGAAGAGCTGACCCGCGCGCTGCTCGACGCTGCCGCCCCCGAGTTCGACGACGGCGAGTCGGTCTCCGTCTACGGCAGCGCCGACGACGAAGACCTGCTGACGGACGTCCTCGCGGACTACGATGGCTGGTCGTTCGCCGGCGAGCGCGATTGCCTCGGCGGCGTCGTCGTCGAGAGCGAGGAGTCCCGCGTCCGTGTGAACAACACGTTCGACTCGGTTCTCGAGGTGGTCTGGGAGGACAACCTCAAGGAGCTGAGCGACCGACTGTTCGACGATGAGTAG
- a CDS encoding V-type ATP synthase subunit C, whose protein sequence is MSSRAGSSNPEYVNARVRSRRASLFEEDDYRKLVRMSPAEIARFMEESPAYESEINALGSRFSGVDLIEYALNASLAEDFEDILHWCEGTLYGHVARYLRKFDAWNVKTVLRGIYADTEREAVADDLIRAGEFNDRLLDRLLDVGSIEEAVEALSSTVFGDALADALDDYESEGVLVPLENAVDRAYYDLLRTDDLSGEALSEYREFLEAEVDFRNAINALRLSRSGADLDPSEYFIEGGVLFSAGELQQLASNTDELTARIRESRYGDQLSDALAELEDAESLIGFEHALEAALLKYADSLGLVHPLSVTPIVSYVLAKEREVDNIRAIARGKEAGLSPEEIESELVIL, encoded by the coding sequence ATGAGTAGCCGCGCCGGATCGTCGAACCCCGAGTACGTCAACGCCCGCGTCCGATCGCGGCGGGCGTCGCTGTTCGAGGAGGACGACTACCGGAAGCTGGTCAGGATGAGCCCGGCGGAGATTGCCCGGTTCATGGAGGAATCGCCGGCGTACGAGAGCGAGATCAACGCGCTCGGGTCGCGGTTCTCGGGCGTCGACCTCATCGAGTACGCGCTGAACGCGAGCCTCGCCGAGGACTTCGAGGACATCCTTCACTGGTGTGAGGGGACGCTGTACGGGCACGTCGCCCGCTACCTCCGCAAGTTCGACGCGTGGAACGTGAAGACCGTTCTGCGGGGCATCTACGCCGACACCGAGCGCGAGGCCGTCGCCGACGACCTCATCCGCGCTGGGGAGTTCAACGACCGGCTGCTCGACCGGCTGCTCGACGTGGGCAGCATCGAGGAGGCGGTCGAGGCGCTGTCGTCGACGGTGTTCGGCGACGCGCTCGCGGACGCCCTCGACGACTACGAGTCGGAGGGTGTGCTGGTGCCGCTGGAGAACGCGGTCGACCGCGCGTACTACGATCTGCTGCGGACCGACGACCTCTCCGGCGAGGCGCTGTCGGAGTACCGCGAGTTCCTCGAGGCGGAGGTCGACTTCCGTAATGCGATCAACGCGCTGCGGCTGTCGCGCTCGGGCGCAGACCTCGACCCCTCGGAGTACTTCATCGAGGGCGGCGTCCTGTTCTCGGCAGGCGAGCTCCAACAGCTGGCGTCCAACACCGACGAGCTGACCGCCCGAATCCGCGAGTCGCGGTACGGCGACCAGCTCTCGGACGCGCTGGCGGAACTCGAGGACGCCGAGAGCCTCATCGGGTTCGAGCACGCGCTGGAGGCGGCGCTGTTGAAGTACGCCGACTCGCTCGGGCTGGTCCACCCGCTGTCGGTGACCCCCATCGTGTCGTACGTGCTCGCGAAAGAGCGCGAGGTCGACAACATCCGCGCCATCGCGCGCGGGAAGGAGGCCGGCCTCAGCCCAGAGGAGATCGAATCCGAACTGGTGATCCTATGA
- a CDS encoding V-type ATP synthase subunit F, translated as MSQEIAVIGSPEFTTGFRLAGVRKCENVPEAEKDDRLDEAVEGTLADEDVGIVVMRDEDLDHLSRTVRRDVEGSVEPVLVTLGGGAGSGLREQIKRAIGIDLMDEDE; from the coding sequence ATGAGTCAGGAGATCGCGGTAATCGGCAGTCCCGAGTTCACCACCGGCTTCCGACTCGCCGGCGTCCGCAAGTGCGAGAACGTCCCCGAAGCCGAGAAAGACGACCGCCTCGACGAGGCGGTCGAGGGGACGCTCGCGGACGAGGACGTCGGCATCGTGGTGATGCGCGACGAGGACCTCGACCACCTCTCGCGGACCGTCCGCAGGGACGTCGAGGGGAGCGTGGAACCGGTACTGGTCACGCTCGGCGGCGGCGCCGGGAGCGGCCTACGCGAACAGATCAAGCGAGCCATCGGGATCGACCTGATGGACGAGGACGAGTGA
- a CDS encoding ATP synthase subunit A, which translates to MSQASESETTEGTGRIKSVSGPVVKAVDLDARMNDVVYVGDEGLMGEVIEIEGDVTTIQVYEETSGVAPREPVENTGEPLSVDLGPGMLDAIYDGVQRPLDVLEEKMDSAFLDRGVDAPGIDLEKKWEFTPEVEVGDSVEAGDIVGVVPETVTIDHKVMVPPGYEGGVVESVEEGEFTVDEPIVTLENGEEVTMHQEWPVREKRPTIEKRTPREPLVSGQRILDGLFPIAKGGTAAIPGPFGSGKTVTQHSLAKFADADIVVYVGCGERGNEMTEVIEDFPELEDPKNGNSLMARTSLIANTSNMPVAARESCVYTGITIAEYYRDMGYDVALMADSTSRWAEAMREISSRLEEMPGEEGYPAYLAARLAEFYERAGYFENLNGTEGSVSAIGAVSPPGGDFSEPVTQNTLRIVKTFWALDADLAERRHFPAINWNESYSLYQDQLDPWFKENVAEDWAERRQWAVDTLDEEGELQEIVQLVGKDALPEDQRLILDVARYLREGYLQQNAFIDVDMYCPPEKTYAILTTIQTYNDEAFDALDAGVPIEDITAIDAAPKLNRIATQEDWEAFVEELKAEITEQIRSLY; encoded by the coding sequence ATGAGTCAGGCAAGCGAATCCGAGACGACCGAAGGAACCGGACGCATCAAGAGCGTGAGCGGCCCGGTCGTGAAAGCCGTCGACCTCGACGCCCGGATGAACGACGTCGTCTACGTTGGCGACGAAGGGCTGATGGGCGAAGTCATCGAGATCGAAGGCGACGTCACGACCATTCAGGTGTACGAGGAGACCTCCGGGGTCGCCCCCCGAGAGCCCGTCGAGAACACGGGCGAACCCCTCTCCGTGGACCTGGGGCCGGGAATGCTGGACGCCATCTACGACGGCGTCCAGCGCCCGCTCGACGTGCTGGAAGAGAAGATGGACAGCGCGTTTCTCGACCGCGGGGTCGACGCGCCCGGCATCGACCTGGAGAAGAAGTGGGAGTTCACTCCCGAGGTCGAGGTCGGCGACAGCGTCGAGGCCGGCGACATCGTCGGCGTCGTGCCCGAGACGGTCACCATCGACCACAAGGTCATGGTGCCGCCGGGCTACGAGGGCGGCGTCGTCGAGAGCGTCGAGGAGGGCGAGTTCACCGTGGACGAGCCGATCGTCACGCTCGAGAACGGCGAGGAGGTCACGATGCACCAGGAGTGGCCGGTCCGCGAGAAGCGACCGACTATCGAGAAGCGAACGCCCCGCGAGCCGCTCGTGTCGGGCCAGCGCATCCTCGACGGCCTCTTCCCGATCGCCAAGGGCGGTACCGCGGCGATTCCTGGGCCGTTCGGCTCCGGGAAGACGGTTACTCAGCACAGCCTCGCCAAGTTCGCCGACGCCGACATCGTCGTCTACGTCGGCTGCGGCGAGCGCGGCAACGAGATGACCGAGGTCATCGAGGACTTCCCCGAACTGGAGGACCCGAAGAACGGGAACTCCTTGATGGCCCGCACCTCACTCATCGCGAACACCTCGAACATGCCCGTCGCCGCCCGCGAGTCGTGCGTGTACACCGGCATCACCATCGCCGAGTACTACCGCGACATGGGGTACGACGTGGCGCTGATGGCCGACTCCACCTCGCGGTGGGCGGAGGCCATGCGCGAGATCTCCTCCCGGCTGGAGGAGATGCCGGGCGAGGAGGGGTACCCCGCGTACCTCGCCGCCCGCCTGGCAGAGTTCTACGAGCGCGCCGGCTACTTCGAGAACCTCAACGGCACCGAGGGATCGGTCTCAGCGATCGGCGCGGTCAGCCCGCCCGGGGGCGACTTCTCCGAGCCGGTCACGCAGAACACGCTCCGCATCGTGAAGACGTTCTGGGCGCTGGACGCCGACCTCGCCGAGCGCCGGCACTTCCCGGCGATCAACTGGAACGAGTCGTACTCGCTGTACCAGGACCAGCTCGACCCGTGGTTCAAGGAGAACGTCGCGGAGGACTGGGCCGAGCGGCGGCAGTGGGCCGTCGACACGCTCGACGAGGAGGGCGAACTCCAGGAGATCGTCCAGCTCGTCGGGAAGGACGCCCTGCCGGAGGACCAGCGGCTCATCCTCGACGTGGCGCGGTACCTGCGTGAGGGCTACCTCCAGCAGAACGCCTTCATCGACGTGGACATGTACTGTCCGCCCGAGAAGACGTACGCGATCCTCACGACGATCCAGACGTACAACGACGAGGCGTTCGACGCGCTCGACGCGGGCGTCCCCATCGAGGACATCACTGCCATCGACGCGGCGCCGAAGCTCAACCGGATCGCCACCCAGGAGGACTGGGAGGCGTTCGTCGAGGAACTGAAAGCGGAGATCACCGAGCAGATCCGTTCGCTCTACTGA
- a CDS encoding ATP synthase subunit B, translated as MKEYQTITEVSGPLVFAEVDEPIGYDEMVEIETPSGETKRGQVLESEDGIVAIQVFEGTTGIDRNASVRFLGETLKMPVTEDLLGRVMDGSGNPIDGGPEIVPDERRDIVGAAINPYSREYPEDFIQTGVSAIDGMNTLVRGQKLPIFSGSGLPHNDLALQIARQATVPEEAGEGDDDESEFAVIFGAMGITQEEANEFMQDFERTGALERSVVFMNLADDPAVERTVTPRLALTTAEYLAFDKGYHVLVVLTDMTNYCEALREIGAAREEVPGRRGYPGYMYTDLAQLYERAGRLKDREGSVTQIPILTMPGDDDTHPIPDLTGYITEGQIMMDRPLHSQGIEPPVNVLPSLSRLMDDGIGEGLTRADHADVSDQMYAAYAEGEDLRDLVNIVGREALSERDNKYLDFADAFEERFVQQGFDTNRTIDETIELGWDLLSTLPKTELNRVDEDLIEEHYREDTAATDAEAEEVSAD; from the coding sequence ATGAAAGAGTATCAGACAATCACGGAAGTCAGCGGCCCGCTGGTGTTCGCCGAGGTCGACGAGCCCATCGGCTACGACGAGATGGTCGAGATCGAGACGCCGAGCGGCGAGACGAAGCGCGGCCAGGTCCTCGAAAGCGAGGACGGCATCGTCGCGATCCAGGTGTTCGAGGGAACGACCGGTATCGACCGCAACGCCTCGGTCCGGTTCCTGGGCGAGACGCTGAAGATGCCCGTCACCGAGGACCTCCTCGGTCGGGTGATGGACGGCTCCGGCAACCCGATCGACGGCGGCCCGGAGATCGTGCCGGACGAACGACGCGACATCGTCGGCGCCGCGATCAACCCGTACAGTCGGGAGTACCCCGAGGACTTCATTCAGACGGGCGTCTCGGCGATCGACGGGATGAACACGCTCGTGCGCGGCCAGAAGCTCCCGATCTTCTCGGGCTCGGGTCTGCCACACAACGACCTCGCGCTCCAGATCGCCCGCCAGGCGACCGTTCCGGAGGAAGCGGGCGAGGGCGACGACGACGAGTCGGAGTTCGCGGTGATCTTCGGCGCGATGGGCATCACGCAGGAGGAGGCCAACGAGTTCATGCAAGACTTCGAGCGCACCGGGGCACTGGAGCGCTCGGTCGTCTTCATGAACCTCGCGGACGACCCCGCCGTCGAGCGGACGGTCACGCCGCGGCTGGCCCTGACGACCGCCGAGTACCTCGCGTTCGACAAGGGGTACCACGTGCTCGTCGTCCTGACGGACATGACCAACTACTGTGAGGCGCTCCGGGAGATCGGCGCCGCCCGCGAGGAGGTGCCCGGCCGGCGTGGCTACCCCGGATACATGTACACCGACCTGGCGCAGCTGTACGAGCGCGCGGGTCGTCTCAAGGACCGCGAGGGCTCGGTTACCCAGATCCCGATCCTCACGATGCCGGGCGACGACGACACGCACCCGATCCCCGACCTGACCGGGTACATCACCGAGGGGCAGATCATGATGGACCGCCCGCTGCACAGTCAGGGCATCGAGCCGCCGGTGAACGTCCTGCCCAGCCTGTCGCGGCTGATGGACGACGGTATCGGCGAGGGCCTCACCCGCGCCGACCACGCCGACGTGTCCGACCAGATGTACGCGGCGTACGCGGAAGGTGAGGACCTCCGTGACCTCGTGAACATCGTCGGCCGCGAGGCGCTCTCCGAGCGCGACAACAAGTACCTCGACTTCGCGGACGCCTTCGAGGAGCGATTCGTCCAGCAGGGATTCGACACCAATCGGACGATCGACGAGACGATCGAGCTCGGTTGGGACCTGCTGTCGACGCTGCCGAAGACGGAGCTCAACCGCGTCGACGAGGACCTCATCGAGGAGCACTACCGCGAGGACACGGCCGCGACGGACGCCGAGGCAGAGGAAGTCTCCGCGGACTGA
- a CDS encoding V-type ATP synthase subunit D: MAEDVKPTRKNLMEIEDRIDLSERGHDTLEQKRDGLIMEFMDILDQAQDVRDKLETDYDTAQDKINKARAMEGDVAVRGAAAALKEHPEITTQSKNIMGVVVPQIESSKVRKDLDERGYGVLGSSARIDEAADAYEELLESIILAAEVETAMKKMLKEIETTKRRVNALEFKLLPELNENKEYIEQKLEEQEREEIFRLKKIKAKKEEEEKAEEAAAKAEAEALEAGVAESDD; the protein is encoded by the coding sequence ATGGCGGAGGACGTCAAGCCGACCCGAAAGAACCTCATGGAGATCGAGGACCGCATCGACCTCTCCGAGCGGGGCCACGACACGCTCGAACAGAAGCGCGACGGGCTCATCATGGAGTTCATGGACATCCTCGACCAGGCGCAGGACGTCCGCGACAAACTGGAGACCGACTACGATACGGCCCAAGACAAGATCAACAAGGCGCGCGCGATGGAGGGAGACGTCGCCGTCCGCGGCGCGGCCGCGGCGCTGAAGGAACACCCGGAGATCACGACCCAGTCGAAGAACATCATGGGCGTGGTCGTCCCGCAGATCGAGTCATCGAAGGTGCGGAAAGACCTCGACGAGCGCGGGTACGGGGTCCTCGGTTCCTCCGCGCGCATCGACGAGGCCGCCGACGCCTACGAGGAGCTCCTGGAGTCGATCATCCTCGCCGCAGAGGTCGAAACGGCGATGAAAAAGATGCTCAAGGAGATCGAGACGACCAAGCGCCGCGTCAACGCGCTGGAGTTCAAGCTCCTGCCCGAACTCAACGAGAACAAAGAGTACATCGAACAGAAGCTCGAGGAGCAAGAGCGCGAGGAGATCTTCCGCCTCAAGAAGATCAAGGCCAAGAAAGAAGAAGAGGAGAAGGCCGAGGAGGCCGCCGCGAAGGCCGAAGCCGAGGCGCTGGAAGCCGGCGTCGCCGAGAGCGACGACTGA
- a CDS encoding DUF6276 family protein: MNCPHCDSAVVAFAIPADLREYAAGDAAASICPNCLTVESAAAAAAEDDPAFSRVHESFPSGDGGAAFALLVATLPSIALRKADARAIRERAEREGVDTALAFDRLVDAVHDAEVAPAFDLERRVRQLDSLLDPSE; encoded by the coding sequence ATGAACTGTCCCCACTGTGACTCCGCTGTCGTCGCGTTCGCGATCCCGGCGGATCTGCGCGAGTACGCCGCCGGCGACGCGGCGGCGAGCATCTGTCCGAACTGCCTCACCGTCGAGTCGGCTGCGGCGGCGGCGGCCGAGGACGACCCGGCGTTCTCCCGAGTCCACGAGTCGTTCCCGAGCGGCGACGGCGGCGCCGCGTTCGCGCTGTTGGTCGCCACGCTCCCGTCGATCGCGTTGCGCAAGGCCGACGCGCGGGCGATCCGCGAGCGCGCCGAGCGCGAGGGCGTGGACACCGCCCTCGCGTTCGACCGGCTCGTCGACGCCGTCCACGACGCCGAAGTCGCGCCCGCGTTCGACCTCGAACGGCGGGTTCGACAACTGGACTCGCTGCTGGACCCTTCCGAGTGA
- a CDS encoding DMT family transporter, with product MDRDTTGSLLVLASAAAFGTLGVLGEAAFRAGLSVPSALALRFAVGSVVVWVGVLGYRALTGGGPALGLPTRETLTAVALGAVGYAGVSYGFFVGVERMSAGLAAVLLYTYPLFVVALAATFLDERVGIRTAVAAGLTLSGVALISWTGASAFDPVGAVATVAAAGLYAAYIVVSRVTLESADERVLTAYVAPAAAVSLAIVAALTDAVTLPTTAAGWGAVVALGVVATAFAMFAFFAGLARVGAGRAGVLSTAEPTVAVALGAAFLGESVTPAMLAGGALVVVGVVVVQTADE from the coding sequence ATGGACAGAGACACGACCGGCAGCCTTCTCGTGCTCGCGTCGGCGGCCGCCTTCGGCACGCTCGGCGTGCTCGGGGAGGCGGCATTCCGCGCGGGCCTGTCCGTGCCGTCCGCGCTCGCGTTGCGCTTTGCGGTCGGGTCGGTCGTCGTCTGGGTCGGGGTGCTCGGCTACCGCGCGCTGACCGGCGGCGGTCCAGCCCTCGGCTTGCCGACGCGGGAGACCCTCACTGCGGTCGCGCTCGGCGCGGTCGGCTACGCGGGCGTCAGCTACGGATTCTTTGTCGGTGTCGAGCGCATGAGCGCCGGGCTCGCGGCCGTGCTCTTGTACACGTACCCGCTGTTCGTCGTCGCGCTCGCGGCGACGTTTCTCGACGAGCGCGTGGGAATCAGGACCGCCGTCGCCGCAGGGCTGACACTCAGCGGCGTCGCACTCATCTCCTGGACCGGCGCGAGCGCGTTCGACCCCGTCGGCGCGGTCGCGACGGTCGCGGCTGCGGGGCTGTACGCGGCGTACATCGTTGTCTCGCGGGTCACACTGGAGTCTGCCGACGAACGCGTGCTCACCGCCTACGTCGCTCCGGCCGCGGCCGTGTCGCTGGCGATCGTGGCCGCACTCACCGACGCGGTCACGCTCCCGACGACCGCAGCCGGGTGGGGCGCGGTGGTCGCGCTCGGCGTCGTCGCGACTGCGTTCGCGATGTTCGCGTTCTTCGCCGGACTGGCGCGCGTTGGCGCCGGCCGGGCGGGAGTTCTCTCGACGGCGGAGCCGACGGTCGCCGTCGCCCTCGGGGCCGCGTTCCTCGGCGAGTCCGTGACGCCCGCGATGCTCGCGGGAGGCGCACTCGTGGTTGTCGGCGTCGTGGTGGTCCAGACGGCCGACGAGTGA